One region of Chitinophaga varians genomic DNA includes:
- a CDS encoding RNA polymerase sigma factor has protein sequence MNELAAQPITWWKSFLEGDKDALSALYRHYFPVLYEYGVRLHDQEELVKDCIQDLFVKLWTNRSTLQEARDPRLYLLIALRGGIYNKLKPAGVRKVIPYEAHHDFRLTFSAESAYVKKEAAGLQSKQLLEALEKLSARQKEIIYLRFYEEMEYEDISAVMGITVKAAYKLYARAIEALRGILNISVSALLVLLAQHKA, from the coding sequence ATGAACGAACTGGCAGCTCAACCTATTACATGGTGGAAATCTTTCCTGGAAGGGGATAAAGACGCTTTGTCCGCCCTCTACCGGCATTATTTCCCGGTGCTGTATGAGTATGGGGTACGGTTGCACGACCAGGAGGAGCTGGTAAAAGACTGTATCCAGGACCTGTTCGTGAAACTCTGGACAAACCGCAGCACTTTGCAGGAAGCGCGCGACCCGCGTCTGTATCTGTTGATAGCCCTGCGGGGCGGTATTTACAATAAGCTGAAGCCGGCAGGTGTCCGCAAAGTGATTCCTTACGAAGCGCACCACGATTTCCGGCTGACATTCTCCGCCGAATCGGCTTATGTGAAAAAAGAGGCGGCAGGGTTGCAATCGAAGCAGCTGCTGGAGGCACTGGAGAAACTGAGCGCCCGTCAGAAGGAGATCATTTACCTGCGCTTCTATGAAGAAATGGAATACGAAGACATTTCCGCTGTCATGGGAATCACTGTCAAAGCGGCCTATAAACTGTATGCCCGTGCCATTGAAGCGCTGCGGGGCATATTGAACATATCCGTGTCTGCCCTGCTGGTGTTGCTGGCGCAGCATAAAGCCTGA
- a CDS encoding SusC/RagA family TonB-linked outer membrane protein: MRKMLLVCSFLLLLSLVTWSAAAQKKMSLIEALDKVSAALGTRFVYEASLLANKTTTVDLSDLKNKPVEEVLKAILYPHDLLFLYVDKNHYTIVARKNKHSGNIAQLQPEDDVSLPGDSMRQIRGKVLSNYNEPLAGVTLRAGRYAAATNNEGDFTLRVGSTETALDATAIGWQPVHVDISPKNGAWYSITMQASTSLLKEIAIVSTGYQKIEKSQLSGAATAMSAKDYDQRTAVTGNFLESLEGKVPGLVYNSISRELSIRGVSTFDAVKRPLIVVDGFPTEIDITTINPNDIISVSVLRDAAAAAIYGVQASNGVIVIETRRGKSGKPVFSLRATYAMQAKPDFGYLHYAGSQEYAQLMKDRVNLDGYSRRQVRAGAPIDPVYELLFQVKEGTLTAEEADRRIAGITGYNNMADYKRLFYQTRYARQVDFDVSGGNEKSTYLLGINYVGETPVERRADNQRFVLNFANTYKFTDRFSFDFRAVYNNSANKSGNTVPYTDVLPHQRFTDEQGNPVASVYGPQREAFFSRSVAQNEKIKAYGLYDQLYYPYGELFATTNKINLSAIRLQGRLNTVLTKWLSLDLGGAYENQLTTSSVLKTDNAYVVRKLINTRARKEPVTGKPLYIDIPDGDIYTLDHIRGVSYTVRGQLNVNRDFDGGKHNISAIAGIEQRKRTESGVKSSYFGYDGQSLLSKPVNIQSLTGNKAPEFSETGTMASTFFPEDFFGETSLDRRFMSYYAQATYIYHHKYIATGSFRIDQSNLFGADPAYKNKPLWSAGVSWRIHEENFMQPVSWLNHLQLRMATGFNGNVPSSISGPFLLLGAGINAVPAVAVPQYLVLSPENQSIRWETTRNFNLGIDYALFDNRISGSVDIYNKSTKDVFGEMSADPTTGFNSYRANTASIRNSGLELMVNSINIKGRHFNWQTQLTASFNHNKVLKVMAAESEASVDLIAGTQLREGYPVNPLFSYHYGGLNELGQPFVYNRFNEKKVMNRLDDNIVDVSFEDLVFNGTATPKYAVGLNNQFSLGSFDLSFLFMYYGGHVMRIQPPSSYDVTTTYRYPLQGAANYWRKPGDETHTDIPGFPKYNQPGEFNYTAIYGYTYAHKFVRKADYVRLRDLILTYNVKSAFLQRNGLNRTQLRLQAQNMFRYTFSGNDIDPEAIDRVTGVRSLPVEPFYSFSFYTNF; this comes from the coding sequence ATGAGAAAAATGCTACTTGTTTGTAGTTTCCTGCTGTTGCTGTCTCTGGTCACGTGGTCTGCCGCGGCGCAAAAAAAGATGTCGCTGATCGAGGCGCTGGACAAGGTTTCGGCTGCTCTTGGCACCCGTTTCGTATATGAAGCGTCCCTGCTGGCCAACAAAACTACGACCGTTGATCTTTCTGACCTGAAAAACAAACCGGTGGAAGAGGTGTTGAAAGCCATCCTCTATCCCCATGACCTGTTGTTTTTGTATGTAGATAAAAACCACTATACCATTGTGGCGCGGAAAAATAAACACTCCGGTAATATAGCGCAGTTGCAGCCTGAAGACGATGTCTCTCTGCCCGGTGACTCCATGCGGCAGATACGGGGCAAGGTACTGAGCAACTACAACGAACCACTGGCCGGTGTTACACTCAGGGCCGGCCGTTATGCGGCGGCCACTAACAATGAAGGCGACTTTACGCTCCGTGTAGGCAGTACGGAAACAGCCCTGGATGCCACTGCCATCGGCTGGCAACCCGTGCATGTTGACATCTCCCCGAAAAATGGCGCCTGGTACTCTATCACCATGCAGGCCTCTACCAGCCTGCTGAAAGAAATCGCCATTGTGTCTACCGGCTATCAGAAAATTGAAAAATCACAACTGTCCGGAGCAGCCACCGCCATGTCTGCAAAGGATTATGACCAACGTACAGCCGTTACCGGTAACTTCCTGGAAAGTCTGGAAGGGAAAGTGCCGGGACTGGTGTACAACAGCATATCCCGCGAACTGTCTATCCGTGGCGTATCTACCTTTGATGCGGTAAAACGCCCGTTGATAGTGGTCGACGGATTTCCGACCGAAATAGATATCACTACCATCAACCCGAACGACATCATATCGGTGTCGGTGCTGCGTGATGCCGCCGCCGCGGCTATCTACGGTGTACAGGCATCCAACGGCGTCATTGTTATTGAAACCAGGAGGGGCAAAAGCGGCAAACCGGTTTTTAGCCTGCGTGCAACCTATGCCATGCAGGCTAAACCGGATTTTGGTTACCTGCACTATGCAGGCTCACAGGAGTATGCTCAGCTGATGAAAGACCGGGTAAACCTCGATGGTTATTCCCGCCGGCAGGTCCGAGCAGGCGCACCGATTGATCCGGTGTATGAATTGCTTTTTCAGGTAAAGGAAGGCACGCTGACAGCCGAAGAGGCTGACCGCCGGATTGCCGGTATCACCGGCTACAATAACATGGCAGACTATAAACGCCTCTTTTACCAGACAAGGTATGCCCGGCAGGTTGACTTTGACGTGAGTGGCGGTAACGAAAAAAGTACCTATCTCCTGGGCATTAACTATGTGGGGGAAACGCCTGTGGAAAGACGTGCTGACAACCAGCGTTTTGTCCTGAATTTCGCCAATACGTACAAGTTTACCGACCGATTCTCATTCGATTTTCGCGCGGTGTATAACAATAGCGCCAACAAAAGCGGTAACACAGTACCCTATACGGACGTATTACCGCATCAGCGTTTTACCGATGAACAGGGAAATCCTGTCGCTTCAGTTTATGGGCCCCAGCGAGAAGCTTTTTTTTCCCGGAGCGTAGCGCAAAACGAGAAAATAAAAGCTTACGGCCTCTACGATCAGCTGTATTATCCTTATGGAGAATTGTTTGCCACTACCAACAAAATCAACCTGTCGGCCATACGCCTGCAGGGCCGGCTCAATACAGTGTTAACCAAATGGCTTTCGCTGGACCTGGGTGGGGCTTATGAAAATCAGCTGACAACTTCCAGCGTATTAAAGACAGATAATGCTTATGTTGTCCGTAAACTGATCAACACCAGGGCAAGGAAAGAGCCTGTCACCGGAAAGCCGCTGTATATTGATATTCCGGATGGGGATATCTATACACTGGACCACATAAGAGGTGTCTCCTATACGGTCCGTGGCCAGTTAAATGTGAACAGGGACTTTGATGGCGGTAAACATAATATCTCGGCCATCGCCGGTATAGAGCAACGGAAACGGACAGAGTCCGGCGTAAAAAGCTCCTACTTTGGATATGATGGACAGTCGCTGCTCAGTAAACCTGTCAACATACAATCGCTAACAGGAAATAAGGCCCCGGAATTCAGTGAAACCGGCACGATGGCATCTACTTTTTTCCCGGAAGATTTTTTCGGGGAAACCAGCCTCGACAGAAGGTTTATGTCGTACTACGCACAGGCAACCTATATCTACCATCATAAATACATCGCCACGGGCAGTTTCCGTATAGATCAATCCAATCTCTTCGGTGCTGATCCTGCCTATAAAAACAAACCGTTATGGTCGGCCGGCGTCAGCTGGCGCATACATGAGGAGAATTTCATGCAGCCGGTTTCCTGGCTTAATCATCTTCAGCTACGTATGGCCACCGGGTTTAATGGTAACGTGCCTTCCAGTATCAGTGGCCCTTTTTTGTTGCTGGGTGCCGGGATCAACGCAGTGCCGGCTGTGGCAGTGCCGCAGTATCTTGTATTGTCGCCGGAAAATCAGTCCATCCGTTGGGAAACAACCCGCAATTTCAACCTGGGGATTGACTATGCATTGTTTGATAACCGTATCTCCGGCTCGGTGGACATCTACAATAAAAGTACGAAGGATGTTTTTGGCGAAATGTCTGCCGATCCTACCACCGGCTTTAATTCATATCGTGCCAATACAGCGTCAATCCGCAACAGCGGTCTGGAACTGATGGTGAACAGTATTAACATAAAAGGCCGGCATTTCAACTGGCAAACACAACTCACCGCCTCTTTTAATCATAACAAAGTATTAAAGGTAATGGCCGCTGAAAGTGAGGCTTCTGTCGATCTGATAGCAGGAACGCAGCTAAGGGAAGGGTATCCTGTTAATCCCCTGTTCAGCTACCATTATGGGGGGCTTAATGAACTGGGCCAGCCATTTGTGTATAACCGCTTCAATGAGAAAAAAGTCATGAACAGGTTAGACGATAACATCGTAGATGTAAGCTTTGAAGATCTGGTTTTTAATGGTACCGCCACACCCAAGTACGCGGTGGGGCTGAACAACCAATTTTCACTGGGCAGCTTTGATCTCTCTTTTCTTTTCATGTACTACGGAGGCCATGTGATGAGAATACAACCCCCTTCTTCCTATGACGTTACTACCACCTACCGTTATCCATTGCAGGGAGCGGCCAACTACTGGAGAAAGCCCGGTGATGAAACGCATACCGATATACCCGGCTTCCCGAAATACAATCAGCCTGGCGAATTTAACTACACAGCCATCTATGGTTATACCTATGCTCACAAATTCGTCCGGAAGGCCGACTATGTCCGGCTTCGCGATCTGATACTGACCTATAACGTCAAATCGGCTTTCCTGCAGCGGAATGGATTGAACCGCACTCAGCTCCGGTTACAGGCGCAGAATATGTTTCGTTATACCTTCAGCGGAAATGATATCGACCCTGAAGCCATAGACCGGGTGACGGGCGTCCGCAGCCTGCCGGTGGAACCATTTTATAGTTTTTCTTTTTACACTAACTTCTAA
- a CDS encoding FecR family protein: protein MDYHQFDKNDFLEDASLLAYVKGDDPVAVRFWDDWTQQRPPNIGEFRKAVFLLRHLLSAERVNARPGTEQEVWERISQVIDTAATTPARRIGLRRWVAAAAVCLLLAGAGIGYYFYRYNATQTVYAAYGTKKQIILEDASVVTLNGNSSLRYALHWRKNSPREVWLDGEAYFEVQHLKKDNLPLKAGERFLVHIGQVDVEVLGTTFNVKDRRGITTVFLKNGTVKVGANKAEGLVMQPGEETEYHQQERLLIKHPGDADAAAAWMDNKMVLHNTAVKEIVQALEDAYGYKVVLTDTAVANRKINGVLPLKNTETLLYILSNMLDVEIDIHKEDSTLLFRPGK, encoded by the coding sequence TTGGACTATCATCAATTTGATAAAAACGACTTCCTGGAAGATGCTTCCCTGCTCGCTTATGTGAAGGGCGATGACCCGGTCGCCGTGCGCTTTTGGGACGATTGGACACAGCAGCGGCCACCCAATATCGGGGAGTTCAGGAAAGCGGTGTTCCTGTTGCGCCACCTGTTGTCTGCCGAAAGGGTGAATGCCCGGCCGGGAACGGAGCAGGAGGTATGGGAGCGTATTTCACAGGTGATAGACACCGCAGCGACCACGCCGGCGCGCCGTATCGGGCTGCGCAGATGGGTGGCTGCTGCCGCTGTATGCCTGCTGCTGGCGGGTGCTGGCATAGGCTACTACTTCTACCGTTATAACGCCACGCAAACGGTGTACGCCGCCTACGGAACAAAAAAACAGATCATCCTGGAAGACGCCTCCGTGGTGACGCTCAATGGCAATTCCAGCCTGCGGTATGCCCTGCACTGGCGTAAAAACAGCCCGCGTGAGGTATGGCTCGATGGAGAGGCCTACTTTGAGGTACAGCATCTGAAGAAAGACAATCTTCCGCTGAAAGCCGGCGAACGTTTCCTGGTACACATCGGACAGGTGGACGTTGAAGTGCTGGGGACCACTTTTAATGTAAAGGACCGCCGCGGTATTACGACCGTGTTCCTGAAAAACGGAACGGTCAAAGTGGGGGCCAACAAGGCGGAAGGCCTGGTGATGCAACCAGGGGAGGAAACGGAATACCACCAGCAGGAGCGCCTGCTCATTAAACATCCCGGTGACGCGGACGCAGCGGCGGCCTGGATGGACAATAAAATGGTTTTGCATAATACGGCCGTCAAAGAGATCGTCCAGGCACTGGAAGATGCCTACGGGTATAAGGTGGTGCTGACGGACACGGCTGTCGCCAACCGGAAAATCAATGGTGTCCTGCCGTTAAAGAATACTGAAACATTATTGTATATATTGTCCAATATGCTGGATGTAGAGATAGACATCCATAAAGAAGACAGTACGCTGCTGTTCAGGCCCGGAAAATAG